The Corynebacterium simulans genome contains a region encoding:
- the murC gene encoding UDP-N-acetylmuramate--L-alanine ligase yields MTDSYDLTRVHMVGIGGSGMSGLARILASRGGVVTGSDVKESTPVEILRTMGVKIAVGHAAENLELAGEKPTVVVTSFAAIPQDNPELVGAREAGIPVIRRSDLLAELMEGHQQVLLAGTHGKTSTTSMTVSAMQQAGLDPSFAIGGQLNRAGTNAHGGTGNAFVAEADESDASLLRYSPEVAVITNIEPDHLDFFHNAEAYYRVFDDFADRIVPGGHLVVCLEDEHAAQAGKRALDRGINVLGYGSAQAAAQYPEIPLAAEVVEEQVSVIGMQVRARVTLPGGKAEELAYELQIPGHHMVLNSLASLIAGGLAGGDLDDLAVGLSDFTGVRRRFEYRGTEHEVRVFDDYAHHPTEVTAVLGAARQKVEAEGKGARVIACFQPHLYSRTTEFDKEFAAALALADAAVVLDIYGAREQPVEGITSRIITDKMPEEMKVIFEPSFSEAAQDVVSLVRPGDVVLTIGAGSVTMLAAEILDELKALND; encoded by the coding sequence ATGACTGACTCTTATGACCTCACTCGCGTCCACATGGTGGGCATCGGCGGTTCTGGCATGTCTGGCCTGGCGCGCATCCTCGCCTCGCGCGGTGGCGTCGTTACCGGCTCCGACGTTAAGGAGTCCACGCCGGTGGAAATCCTGCGCACGATGGGCGTAAAGATTGCGGTAGGCCACGCGGCAGAAAATCTCGAGCTGGCGGGGGAGAAGCCGACTGTCGTAGTCACTTCTTTCGCAGCCATCCCGCAAGATAACCCGGAGCTGGTAGGTGCGCGGGAGGCCGGTATTCCGGTGATTCGCCGCTCCGACCTTCTCGCCGAGCTGATGGAGGGCCACCAGCAGGTGCTCCTCGCCGGTACGCATGGCAAGACTTCCACCACCTCGATGACCGTCTCCGCGATGCAGCAGGCAGGCTTGGACCCTTCCTTTGCCATTGGCGGCCAACTCAACCGCGCGGGCACCAACGCCCATGGCGGAACTGGCAACGCCTTTGTTGCCGAGGCCGATGAATCCGATGCTTCCTTGCTGCGCTATAGCCCTGAAGTCGCGGTGATTACCAACATCGAGCCGGACCACCTGGATTTCTTCCACAATGCTGAGGCCTATTACCGGGTCTTCGACGATTTCGCCGATCGCATCGTGCCGGGCGGTCACCTCGTCGTGTGCTTGGAGGATGAGCATGCGGCGCAGGCCGGTAAACGCGCCCTTGACCGCGGAATCAACGTTCTTGGCTACGGCAGCGCTCAAGCAGCCGCGCAGTATCCGGAGATTCCCTTGGCCGCTGAGGTAGTAGAAGAGCAGGTTTCTGTCATTGGCATGCAAGTCCGTGCACGCGTCACGCTGCCCGGTGGAAAGGCGGAAGAGCTCGCTTATGAGCTGCAGATTCCGGGGCATCACATGGTGCTTAACTCTTTAGCCTCGCTTATTGCGGGCGGCTTGGCCGGCGGCGATCTGGACGATCTCGCGGTGGGCCTTAGTGATTTCACCGGTGTGCGCCGTCGCTTCGAGTACCGCGGTACCGAGCACGAGGTGCGCGTCTTCGATGACTATGCCCACCACCCAACCGAGGTCACCGCAGTCCTCGGTGCTGCCCGCCAAAAGGTAGAGGCAGAAGGCAAGGGGGCGCGCGTTATCGCATGCTTCCAGCCGCACCTGTACTCCCGCACGACGGAATTCGACAAGGAGTTCGCTGCAGCACTCGCGCTTGCTGACGCCGCCGTTGTCCTCGACATCTACGGCGCTCGGGAGCAACCGGTGGAAGGCATTACCTCCCGCATCATCACCGACAAAATGCCGGAAGAGATGAAGGTCATTTTTGAACCGAGCTTCTCGGAGGCGGCTCAAGATGTTGTGTCCCTGGTGCGCCCTGGCGATGTCGTACTCACCATCGGCGCGGGTTCAGTCACGATGCTGGCCGCGGAGATCCTCGATGAGCTGAAGGCGCTTAATGACTAA
- a CDS encoding cell division protein SepF has product MSLIDRTKEFFGLGPVDIEADDAYYADERSYESNGSAAYAPRSFEPAVQEEFVPTIVALSLVSFNDAAKVGAPFRDGDAVVFELTDADKASAKRFIDFAAGLCFGLEGRMLNLTKGMDTDRRVFAIVPKDAGISTLELERAAHLR; this is encoded by the coding sequence ATGTCATTGATTGATAGGACGAAAGAGTTCTTCGGACTGGGTCCGGTGGACATCGAAGCGGACGACGCATACTACGCAGACGAGCGCAGCTATGAGTCCAACGGCTCTGCTGCTTACGCGCCGCGCTCTTTCGAGCCGGCAGTGCAGGAGGAGTTCGTTCCGACTATCGTCGCGCTGTCCCTCGTTTCCTTCAACGATGCAGCCAAGGTTGGCGCACCGTTCCGTGATGGCGACGCCGTTGTCTTTGAGCTGACCGATGCGGACAAGGCGTCGGCAAAGCGCTTCATTGACTTCGCTGCTGGCCTGTGCTTCGGACTCGAAGGTCGCATGCTCAACCTGACCAAGGGTATGGACACCGACCGTCGCGTCTTCGCCATTGTGCCGAAGGATGCAGGAATCTCCACCCTGGAGCTCGAGCGCGCAGCGCACCTGCGTTAA
- the ftsZ gene encoding cell division protein FtsZ gives MISTSNNLAEIKVVGVGGGGVNAVNRMIEEGLKGVQFVAINTDSQALIFSDADTKLDIGREATRGLGAGANPEVGKTSAEDHKTEIEDALEGSDMVFVTAGEGGGTGTGAAPVVASIAKKMGALTVGVVTRPFKFEGARRTRQAMSGIEELRDVCDTLIVIPNDRLMQLGGEELSIVEAFRAADEVLHNGVQGITNLITIPGMINVDFADVRSVMADAGSALMGIGSARGDNRALNAAEQAINSPLLESTMEGAKGVLLSIAGGSDLGLHEVNAAASMVEERADEDANIIFGTIIDDNLGDEVRVTIIATGFDAQANMTTAAQPAQSQPQQQRPGSLFDNRQETSAQQSAQQSAQQQPMHQQQPVQQQPLQQEPVQQQPVQQQPRYEEPAQPRYEEQPAETYRPRHSSNGLFTSSDRFAREDRRDDYRLSRPADRRDDRRHDDGDDDLDVPSFMR, from the coding sequence ATGATCTCAACTAGCAATAACCTCGCGGAAATCAAGGTCGTCGGTGTCGGCGGCGGCGGCGTTAACGCCGTGAACCGCATGATCGAAGAAGGTCTGAAGGGCGTTCAGTTCGTCGCGATTAACACCGACTCCCAGGCGCTGATTTTCTCGGATGCTGACACCAAGCTCGATATCGGCCGCGAAGCCACTCGCGGTCTCGGCGCGGGCGCTAACCCGGAGGTCGGCAAGACCTCGGCAGAAGACCACAAGACTGAGATTGAGGATGCCCTGGAAGGCTCCGACATGGTCTTCGTTACCGCCGGCGAGGGTGGCGGCACTGGTACCGGCGCCGCTCCGGTCGTTGCTTCCATCGCGAAGAAGATGGGTGCGCTGACCGTCGGCGTTGTTACCCGTCCATTCAAGTTTGAGGGCGCACGCCGTACCCGCCAGGCAATGTCTGGCATCGAGGAGCTGCGCGACGTCTGTGACACGCTCATCGTTATCCCGAACGACCGCCTGATGCAGCTCGGTGGCGAAGAGCTGTCCATCGTCGAGGCATTCCGCGCAGCCGATGAGGTCCTCCACAACGGTGTCCAGGGTATTACGAACCTGATTACCATCCCGGGCATGATTAACGTCGACTTTGCCGACGTCCGCTCCGTCATGGCCGATGCCGGCTCCGCCCTCATGGGCATCGGCTCTGCACGCGGTGACAACCGTGCGCTCAATGCCGCTGAGCAGGCAATCAACTCCCCGCTGCTCGAGTCCACCATGGAAGGCGCAAAGGGTGTTCTGCTCTCCATCGCCGGCGGCTCTGATCTTGGTCTGCATGAGGTTAACGCCGCTGCATCCATGGTCGAGGAGCGCGCTGACGAAGACGCCAACATCATCTTCGGTACCATCATCGATGACAACCTGGGCGACGAAGTCCGCGTCACCATCATCGCCACCGGCTTTGATGCACAGGCCAACATGACCACCGCAGCTCAGCCGGCACAGTCCCAGCCACAGCAGCAGCGTCCGGGCTCCCTGTTCGATAACCGCCAGGAAACTTCGGCGCAGCAGTCGGCGCAACAGTCGGCACAACAGCAACCAATGCACCAGCAGCAACCGGTACAGCAGCAACCGCTGCAGCAGGAGCCAGTACAGCAGCAGCCGGTACAACAGCAACCGCGCTACGAGGAACCTGCGCAGCCGCGTTACGAGGAGCAGCCGGCTGAGACCTACCGTCCACGCCATTCCTCCAACGGTCTGTTCACCAGCTCCGATCGTTTTGCTCGTGAAGATCGCCGTGACGACTACCGCCTGTCCCGCCCTGCAGATCGTCGTGACGATCGTCGCCACGATGACGGCGATGACGATCTCGACGTGCCGTCCTTCATGCGTTAA
- a CDS encoding YggS family pyridoxal phosphate-dependent enzyme produces MTRKQQLQENLERTRADIAEIAKNAGRPAPELLPVTKFHPAADVALLAELGITDVAENREQEARAKAAELPQMRFHMIGQIQTKKANHVARWAQSVHSLDTEKLARALNRGVGNALQAGEREGKLPVFIQLSHDGDTARGGVVYADVDVLVGVVEELDNLELRGFMVVPPLDAEPVEVFARVRKLCDEVGSRLGRKLLMSAGMSADMAAAIAAGSDIVRVGTGIMGPRPVG; encoded by the coding sequence ATGACACGCAAGCAGCAATTACAGGAAAACCTCGAGCGCACCCGCGCTGATATCGCAGAAATCGCCAAGAATGCCGGCCGTCCTGCACCCGAACTGCTGCCGGTGACCAAATTTCACCCGGCTGCTGACGTCGCGCTACTCGCCGAGCTTGGTATCACCGACGTCGCCGAGAACCGCGAACAAGAAGCCCGTGCCAAGGCGGCGGAGTTGCCGCAGATGCGTTTCCATATGATTGGCCAGATTCAGACGAAGAAGGCCAATCACGTCGCGCGGTGGGCACAAAGCGTGCATTCGTTGGATACGGAAAAGCTTGCGCGTGCGTTGAACCGGGGCGTCGGCAATGCTCTGCAAGCGGGCGAGCGCGAAGGAAAACTGCCGGTGTTCATCCAGCTCTCCCACGACGGAGATACTGCGCGCGGGGGAGTAGTCTATGCGGATGTCGATGTGCTTGTGGGCGTCGTGGAGGAGCTCGACAACCTCGAACTGCGCGGTTTCATGGTCGTTCCGCCCCTAGATGCGGAACCGGTCGAAGTTTTTGCCCGTGTTCGCAAGCTTTGTGACGAGGTGGGCAGCCGCCTTGGACGGAAGCTTTTGATGTCGGCGGGAATGAGCGCAGATATGGCTGCGGCGATTGCCGCGGGAAGCGATATCGTGCGTGTCGGAACCGGCATCATGGGACCCCGCCCAGTAGGTTAA
- a CDS encoding FtsW/RodA/SpoVE family cell cycle protein yields MTATRPQQPASKTLGQRVGEIRQYYRAQPGLDYQLLRIIIFSLIGIGVLMAFSASMATSFTENSNVWTDAIRQCLLVTGGLILFWIALRVSPYTLRKFVPWLLLLSIILLIAVLIPGVGTGRETVGSQSWIPLGPVAFQPSEFARVTVAMYGASALAGKPHRSMRLSDPFMMYSLIASVMFVLIVLQGDIGMAASFALVVIFTLLFAGVNWRVAATIIGLGVLGLTAVFLGGGFRTHRFHTYFDAFRGNIEDTQGTGFQAYQGFLSLADGGFWGVGLGQSRAKWFYLPEAKNDFVFAIIGEELGLWGGLLVIGLFAALGYIGLRTAKNAQDSFQALLAATLTVGVVIQAFINIGYVVGLLPVTGIQLPMISAGGSAALITIGSMGVLCNVARHEPLQISAMQNFGRPLFDRLFFIPEPQLSDAAPKRKGGRHASLPQKNRGGRRPGEREERFGRAVTSRGPSDYRLPRRGEKR; encoded by the coding sequence ATGACCGCAACTAGGCCGCAACAACCAGCGTCGAAGACGCTCGGCCAACGCGTGGGCGAAATCCGCCAGTACTACCGCGCGCAACCGGGGCTGGACTACCAGCTGCTGCGGATTATCATCTTTTCGCTGATTGGCATTGGCGTGCTCATGGCATTCTCCGCATCCATGGCTACTTCCTTCACGGAAAACTCCAACGTGTGGACTGATGCCATCCGCCAGTGCCTGCTCGTGACAGGCGGCCTGATTTTGTTCTGGATTGCGCTGCGGGTTTCTCCTTATACGCTGCGTAAGTTCGTGCCGTGGCTGCTGCTGTTGTCCATCATCTTGCTCATCGCGGTGTTGATTCCTGGCGTGGGTACCGGTCGTGAGACGGTGGGCTCGCAGTCCTGGATTCCGCTGGGCCCTGTGGCTTTCCAACCTTCTGAGTTCGCACGTGTCACCGTAGCGATGTACGGCGCTTCGGCGCTGGCGGGCAAGCCACACCGTTCGATGCGTCTTTCTGACCCATTCATGATGTACTCGCTCATCGCGTCTGTGATGTTCGTGCTCATCGTGTTGCAGGGCGATATCGGCATGGCGGCGTCGTTTGCCTTGGTGGTTATCTTCACCTTGCTTTTTGCGGGCGTGAACTGGCGCGTCGCCGCCACCATCATTGGCCTCGGCGTGTTGGGCTTAACCGCAGTCTTTCTGGGCGGCGGCTTCCGTACGCACCGTTTCCACACCTACTTTGATGCTTTCCGCGGCAACATCGAGGACACGCAGGGCACCGGTTTCCAGGCCTACCAGGGCTTCCTTTCGCTTGCCGACGGCGGGTTCTGGGGGGTTGGCCTCGGCCAATCCCGTGCGAAGTGGTTCTACCTGCCAGAGGCGAAGAATGACTTCGTCTTTGCCATCATCGGCGAGGAACTCGGGCTGTGGGGCGGCTTGCTGGTTATCGGCTTGTTTGCCGCACTGGGTTATATCGGTCTGCGTACGGCAAAGAATGCGCAGGATTCTTTCCAGGCGCTGCTGGCCGCCACATTGACGGTCGGCGTTGTTATCCAGGCCTTCATTAACATCGGCTATGTGGTGGGGCTTCTTCCTGTGACGGGCATTCAGCTGCCGATGATTTCCGCCGGCGGCTCCGCAGCGCTTATCACCATCGGTTCGATGGGCGTGCTGTGTAACGTCGCTCGCCATGAGCCGCTGCAGATTTCTGCGATGCAGAACTTTGGCCGCCCGCTGTTCGACCGTCTGTTTTTCATCCCCGAGCCGCAGCTTTCCGATGCCGCTCCGAAGCGTAAGGGAGGCCGCCATGCCTCGCTGCCGCAGAAGAATCGGGGCGGGCGTCGGCCAGGGGAGCGCGAGGAGCGCTTTGGCCGAGCGGTGACGAGCCGTGGGCCTAGTGATTACCGCCTGCCGCGGCGCGGCGAGAAGCGGTAG
- the murG gene encoding undecaprenyldiphospho-muramoylpentapeptide beta-N-acetylglucosaminyltransferase yields the protein MNSTPISVVLAGGGTAGHIEPALAVGEALRQRHGAKLTALGTEKGLERDIVPARGVDLRMVTPVPVPRKVNADLFKLPLNVVKSVMQTRKVLKDVEADVVFGTGGYVSASAYLAAKTLGMPFYVLETNALSGIANKLGVRLGGIGFNAHPNSGMPGEVVGIPVRPGMGQDPDGSVAAEARKRWGLREDMPTIVITGGSQGAASINKAVAGALPELTEKHQVLHAYGKKNEAPAPAPNYTPLPYIDDMAGALAVADLMICRSGAMTVAEVAAAGVPAIYVPLPIGNGEQALNSRELVEAGAAVQIADAELNPQRLVSEVRGIMEDDARLKVMRTAAATNSAGDVANTIADRIATTIEQARA from the coding sequence ATGAATTCCACCCCCATTTCTGTCGTCCTTGCAGGTGGCGGCACCGCAGGCCATATCGAACCAGCGCTCGCAGTGGGTGAAGCGCTCCGGCAGCGTCACGGCGCGAAGTTAACCGCGTTGGGCACCGAGAAGGGACTGGAGCGCGATATCGTTCCTGCCCGCGGGGTGGATCTGCGCATGGTGACCCCCGTTCCGGTTCCGCGCAAGGTGAACGCCGATCTGTTTAAGCTTCCGTTGAACGTTGTAAAGTCGGTCATGCAAACCCGCAAGGTTTTAAAAGACGTTGAGGCTGACGTGGTCTTTGGCACGGGCGGATACGTTTCCGCTTCGGCCTACCTTGCTGCAAAGACTTTAGGCATGCCGTTTTATGTGCTAGAAACCAACGCGCTTTCGGGCATTGCAAATAAGCTTGGCGTGCGTTTGGGCGGAATCGGCTTCAACGCGCACCCGAACTCCGGCATGCCGGGCGAGGTCGTGGGTATCCCAGTGCGCCCAGGAATGGGTCAAGACCCCGACGGTTCCGTGGCTGCGGAGGCCCGCAAGCGTTGGGGGCTGCGCGAGGATATGCCCACCATCGTCATTACCGGTGGCTCGCAGGGCGCAGCCAGCATCAACAAGGCAGTGGCGGGCGCGTTGCCGGAGCTGACCGAGAAACACCAGGTCCTGCATGCCTACGGCAAGAAGAACGAGGCGCCAGCACCGGCCCCGAATTACACTCCGCTGCCGTACATCGACGATATGGCCGGCGCGCTTGCCGTTGCGGATCTTATGATTTGCCGCTCCGGCGCGATGACGGTCGCTGAGGTAGCCGCCGCTGGCGTTCCTGCCATTTACGTGCCACTGCCAATCGGCAATGGTGAGCAGGCACTGAACTCCCGCGAGCTCGTTGAAGCCGGCGCTGCCGTGCAGATTGCCGACGCCGAACTCAACCCCCAGCGCTTGGTCTCCGAGGTCCGCGGCATTATGGAAGATGATGCTCGCTTAAAGGTAATGCGCACGGCCGCTGCGACGAACTCTGCTGGCGATGTTGCTAACACCATTGCGGACCGTATCGCCACCACCATCGAGCAAGCGCGCGCTTAA
- a CDS encoding YggT family protein, which produces MSIIGYSLLLLLRIFSWILALRIIIEMIQSFSRQFNPPRWFMVVAEPLFVVTDPPVKALRRVVPPLRLGGVALDMSILVLFLILMLLQLVVVGVFL; this is translated from the coding sequence GTGAGCATTATCGGATATAGTTTGTTGCTGCTTCTACGCATCTTCTCGTGGATTTTGGCCCTGCGAATCATCATCGAGATGATTCAGTCTTTCTCGCGCCAATTTAACCCACCGCGGTGGTTCATGGTGGTGGCAGAGCCGCTGTTTGTAGTTACTGACCCGCCAGTAAAGGCACTCCGCCGCGTGGTCCCGCCGCTGCGTCTGGGCGGTGTGGCACTGGACATGTCCATCCTTGTTTTGTTCCTGATTTTGATGCTCTTGCAACTGGTTGTTGTTGGAGTGTTCTTGTAG
- a CDS encoding DivIVA domain-containing protein encodes MPLSPADVHNVAFSKPPIGKRGYNEDEVDQFLDLVEDTLAQLQDENDDLQSQVEQLQSKGGAGAVAGAAAGSAATTGADEATLRKEIESKLRAEYETKLADSKNEVAKAKEEAKRAQEQAKNAESAKAPAAAFSNNDAELKAAREDAAKAKRELEAARAEATQAKKDLEASKKENEDLKKNAGSAKTAAASGLAGAGVGAAATKAADGLATPETHMQAARVLGLAQEMADRLTSEAKAESESMLSEARTAAEKQLTDADSRSKAQLADAQQKFDAQLADADTRSKKLVSEAEAKAKQTESEANSRAEAQIRQAEEKAAALQADAEKKHTEVMNTVKQQQTALEARIAELRTFEREYRTRLKTLLESQLEELETRGTAAPNGEAGK; translated from the coding sequence ATGCCACTGTCACCAGCTGATGTTCACAACGTCGCTTTTAGCAAGCCGCCAATTGGCAAGCGTGGCTACAACGAGGATGAGGTCGACCAGTTCCTGGACCTCGTCGAGGACACCCTTGCCCAGCTGCAGGACGAGAATGATGACCTGCAGTCTCAGGTAGAGCAGCTGCAGTCCAAGGGCGGCGCTGGTGCTGTAGCGGGTGCCGCTGCAGGGTCCGCAGCTACTACGGGTGCAGACGAAGCTACCCTCCGTAAGGAGATCGAGTCCAAGCTGCGCGCTGAGTACGAGACCAAGCTTGCTGATTCCAAGAATGAAGTTGCCAAGGCTAAGGAAGAAGCAAAGCGCGCGCAGGAACAGGCAAAGAATGCTGAGTCCGCTAAGGCTCCGGCTGCTGCTTTCTCGAACAACGATGCTGAGCTGAAGGCTGCACGCGAGGACGCCGCAAAGGCAAAGCGCGAGCTCGAGGCAGCTCGTGCAGAGGCTACTCAGGCCAAGAAGGACCTCGAGGCTTCCAAGAAGGAGAACGAGGACCTGAAGAAGAACGCTGGCTCTGCAAAGACCGCAGCGGCTTCTGGTCTGGCTGGTGCAGGTGTTGGCGCTGCCGCAACCAAGGCTGCCGACGGCCTGGCTACCCCAGAGACCCACATGCAGGCAGCTCGCGTTCTGGGCTTGGCGCAGGAGATGGCAGACCGCCTGACCTCCGAGGCAAAGGCAGAGTCCGAGTCCATGCTCTCCGAGGCACGCACTGCCGCCGAGAAGCAGCTGACCGATGCTGATTCCCGCTCCAAGGCACAGCTCGCAGACGCTCAGCAGAAGTTTGACGCACAGCTCGCAGACGCTGATACTCGCTCCAAGAAGCTGGTTTCCGAGGCTGAGGCTAAGGCAAAGCAGACCGAGTCCGAGGCTAACTCCCGCGCTGAGGCACAGATTCGCCAGGCAGAGGAGAAGGCTGCTGCCCTGCAGGCTGACGCTGAGAAGAAGCACACCGAGGTCATGAACACCGTCAAGCAGCAGCAGACGGCTCTTGAGGCTCGTATCGCTGAGCTGCGCACCTTCGAGCGCGAGTACCGCACCCGTCTGAAGACCCTGCTGGAGTCCCAGCTGGAGGAGCTTGAGACTCGCGGCACCGCTGCTCCTAACGGCGAGGCTGGCAAGTAA
- a CDS encoding cell division protein FtsQ/DivIB, with protein MTKKTIAVSLTGLVAVVVLAAVAVWMFPVFKVSSFEVHGISHVDAAQVEEASGVAKGENLVRVDARGAASGVARLPWVKSATVSRAFPSTLSVEITEHEVVAFRDKNKLIDAEGEEFAEDTPPEGAVEITGSAEPGSEEMSDAVEVVAALPQPVRAQVKSLEVKNAYSMTFHLKDDRSVFWGASEDNANKALAFETVLKMEGGQWNISNPELVTTK; from the coding sequence ATGACTAAGAAGACAATTGCGGTTTCTCTCACGGGGCTCGTCGCGGTCGTTGTGCTGGCGGCAGTTGCCGTGTGGATGTTCCCCGTGTTCAAGGTTTCTTCCTTCGAGGTACATGGCATAAGCCACGTCGATGCAGCGCAGGTGGAAGAAGCCAGTGGTGTCGCTAAAGGCGAGAACCTAGTGCGGGTGGATGCCCGTGGAGCGGCGTCGGGAGTCGCGCGTTTGCCGTGGGTGAAGTCCGCGACCGTATCGCGCGCATTTCCGTCCACTTTGAGCGTGGAAATTACAGAACACGAGGTGGTGGCTTTCCGTGATAAGAACAAGCTTATCGACGCCGAGGGTGAAGAATTCGCCGAGGACACCCCGCCGGAGGGCGCAGTGGAAATTACCGGCAGCGCCGAGCCTGGCTCGGAGGAGATGAGTGATGCCGTGGAGGTAGTCGCCGCTTTGCCGCAGCCGGTGCGCGCACAGGTGAAGTCTCTCGAGGTTAAAAACGCGTATTCGATGACCTTCCACCTGAAGGATGACCGCAGCGTCTTCTGGGGTGCCTCGGAGGATAACGCCAATAAGGCTTTGGCCTTCGAGACGGTTTTGAAGATGGAAGGCGGGCAGTGGAATATTTCAAACCCCGAATTGGTAACCACGAAATAG
- the pgeF gene encoding peptidoglycan editing factor PgeF — translation MPVNEEAPKRPVRMVFTTRAGGVSSSPYDSFNLGDHVGDDPANVAQNRVRLARVLGLNEIVWMEQLHTNTVTRVDRSHVGTPVAATDAIVTTEKRLGLGVLVADCTPVLLSDISAGVIAAAHAGRLGARNGIIRNTVTTMFELGASPSNIQVLLGPAASGLNYEVPEAMANDVEKHLPGAKARTKKGTWGVDVRKGLVRQLMGMGITNIEADPRCTIEDSDFFSYRREGTTGRQAGVIWLEA, via the coding sequence ATGCCAGTAAACGAGGAAGCACCTAAACGCCCCGTTCGCATGGTCTTTACGACTCGTGCGGGCGGGGTTTCGTCATCGCCTTACGACTCTTTCAACCTAGGCGACCACGTCGGCGATGACCCGGCAAACGTCGCCCAAAACCGCGTCCGTCTCGCCAGAGTTCTCGGGCTCAATGAGATTGTGTGGATGGAACAACTCCACACCAACACTGTCACTCGCGTCGATCGTAGCCATGTTGGCACCCCAGTGGCGGCGACCGACGCAATCGTCACTACCGAAAAACGCTTAGGACTCGGAGTTCTGGTTGCTGATTGCACCCCCGTGTTGCTCAGCGACATCTCCGCCGGCGTTATCGCCGCTGCCCATGCCGGTCGGCTCGGCGCCCGCAACGGGATCATTCGCAACACGGTTACTACGATGTTCGAGCTGGGCGCGAGCCCCTCCAATATTCAAGTTCTTCTCGGCCCCGCCGCATCGGGACTGAACTATGAGGTGCCTGAGGCTATGGCAAACGACGTCGAGAAGCACTTGCCCGGGGCGAAGGCCCGCACAAAGAAGGGCACCTGGGGCGTCGACGTGCGCAAGGGCCTTGTCCGTCAGCTGATGGGGATGGGAATTACCAACATTGAAGCTGACCCTCGCTGCACCATCGAAGACAGCGACTTCTTTTCTTACCGCCGTGAAGGCACTACCGGACGCCAAGCCGGTGTTATTTGGTTGGAGGCATAA
- a CDS encoding HNH endonuclease signature motif containing protein produces MTSLQAFLAAIRPGMDIVAGCAGLSEKALISAGAPDKTAQQLLALYDVYFGHTAFTRRQRDSVAAAQRLGHSLPTIEVIERYAMRAKTQRAAWQMREELCNTKADTLAMEQLAKKKLKALNSEREPEQGVKLYRRKDKPWTLAITGPSTLIADMYAAIDSASPLESLEKLFFPAADNSSVVPSAARDRPRVHTNVIVQLPALAKILQGDGEEISLQMTNGAVMSGAEFVRRALDSCLDFATLVHPHEGPVNLYRTKRFANHKQRLMAGAENPTCAWPGCNHPADTSQVHHLNAWSQGGPTNMANLATLCHYHNGVNEDDPNAPPLRGRLARSMERYAGSAASRKGNNHDYTQCNVRAMRHNLGGRVLPCLVLPCLLVLRKIRFALA; encoded by the coding sequence ATGACTTCACTTCAGGCATTCTTAGCGGCAATACGCCCAGGCATGGACATCGTGGCTGGGTGCGCAGGGCTGTCTGAAAAGGCTTTGATTTCGGCTGGCGCGCCGGATAAAACGGCACAGCAATTGCTCGCGCTTTACGACGTCTACTTTGGCCACACCGCTTTCACCCGCCGGCAACGCGATTCCGTGGCCGCGGCGCAAAGGCTTGGTCATTCCCTGCCCACAATCGAAGTTATCGAACGCTACGCAATGCGCGCGAAGACCCAACGTGCAGCGTGGCAGATGCGCGAGGAACTGTGCAATACCAAGGCCGATACCCTCGCGATGGAGCAGCTAGCGAAGAAAAAGCTGAAGGCGCTCAATAGCGAGCGCGAGCCAGAGCAAGGAGTAAAGCTTTATCGCCGCAAGGATAAGCCGTGGACTTTAGCAATTACCGGCCCATCGACTCTCATCGCGGATATGTATGCAGCTATCGACTCTGCCTCCCCGCTGGAATCTTTGGAAAAGCTCTTCTTCCCCGCTGCAGACAATTCAAGTGTAGTGCCTAGCGCAGCCAGGGATAGGCCGCGAGTGCATACCAACGTTATCGTCCAACTGCCGGCGCTGGCGAAGATCTTGCAGGGCGACGGCGAGGAGATAAGCCTGCAGATGACAAACGGCGCCGTCATGTCCGGCGCGGAGTTCGTGAGAAGAGCACTGGACTCGTGCCTTGATTTCGCCACACTCGTGCATCCACATGAGGGGCCAGTGAATCTCTATCGGACGAAGCGCTTTGCCAACCACAAGCAAAGGCTGATGGCGGGAGCGGAAAATCCCACCTGTGCTTGGCCAGGTTGTAATCACCCGGCAGATACTAGTCAGGTGCATCACTTAAACGCTTGGTCGCAGGGAGGTCCAACGAACATGGCAAATCTGGCGACTTTGTGTCACTACCACAACGGTGTGAATGAAGACGACCCTAACGCCCCGCCGTTACGCGGTAGGTTAGCCAGGTCGATGGAAAGGTACGCTGGCAGCGCGGCTAGCAGAAAAGGCAACAACCACGACTATACGCAATGCAATGTCAGGGCCATGCGCCACAACCTAGGAGGCAGGGTACTCCCCTGCCTCGTACTCCCCTGCCTCCTCGTCCTGCGCAAGATCAGGTTTGCGCTTGCGTAG